The following proteins come from a genomic window of Lolium rigidum isolate FL_2022 chromosome 5, APGP_CSIRO_Lrig_0.1, whole genome shotgun sequence:
- the LOC124658381 gene encoding cytochrome P450 94C1-like, whose protein sequence is MEAMDLSWGARCTGAVYLVLSLCVVALAVVLQIIRWWPWCRCPICRAYMTGSWAREYTNLCDWYAHLLRESPTQTIDVHVLGCTVTANPDNVEHMLKVGFDNFPKGKPFAAILGDLLGGGIFNVDGDAWSHQRKMASFELGSVAVRSHAYKIVAQEVETRLMPVLAGAADGGLVIDLQDVFRRFAFDTICKISFGLDPGCLEQGMPVSEAAVAFDTATRLSAIRGLAVSPLLWKMKRMLNIGTERELKKAIKVVDGLAAAMIQERRKQGVAGKRNDLLSRFMASARDEGNDRFLRDIVVSFLLAGRDTISSGLTTLFMFLSKNPAVAAAMRAEAGSRRPVTYEHLKGLHYTHAVIHENLRLFPPVQFDSKFCAAADVLPDGTYVGAGSRVMYHPYAMGRMPSIWGADCEAFRPERWLTGPGGSFAPVSLYKYPVFQAGLRVCLGKELAITEMKAVSVAVVRAFDVEVVGENACAPKFAPGLTASLSGGLPVRVRRRV, encoded by the coding sequence ATGGAAGCCATGGATCTGTCATGGGGAGCACGGTGTACCGGCGCCGTGTACTTGGTCCTCTCCTTGTGCGTGGTGGCCCTAGCCGTGGTGCTCCAGATCATCCGGTGGTGGCCATGGTGCCGCTGCCCTATCTGCCGGGCGTACATGACTGGGTCGTGGGCACGGGAGTACACCAACCTGTGCGACTGGTACGCGCACCTCCTCCGCGAGTCGCCGACGCAAACCATCGACGTCCACGTCCTCGGCTGCACCGTCACCGCCAACCCTGACAACGTCGAGCACATGCTTAAGGTCGGCTTCGACAACTTCCCCAAGGGCAAGCCCTTCGCCGCGATCCTCGGCGACCTCCTGGGCGGCGGCATCTTCAACGTCGACGGCGACGCGTGGAGCCACCAGCGCAAGATGGCTAGCTTCGAGCTGGGCAGCGTCGCCGTGCGCTCCCACGCGTACAAGATCGTGGCGCAGGAGGTGGAGACCAGGCTCATGCCGGTCCTGGCCGGCGCCGCCGACGGCGGCCTGGTGATCGACTTGCAGGACGTGTTCCGCCGCTTCGCGTTCGACACCATCTGCAAGATCTCGTTCGGGCTGGACCCAGGCTGCCTCGAACAGGGCATGCCCGTGTCCGAGGCTGCCGTGGCCTTCGACACCGCCACGCGACTCTCCGCTATCCGTGGCCTGGCGGTGTCTCCGCTGCTATGGAAGATGAAGCGGATGCTGAACATTGGAACGGAGAGAGAGCTGAAGAAGGCCATCAAAGTCGTCGACGGGCTCGCGGCGGCGATGATCCAGGAGCGCCGGAAGCAGGGCGTCGCCGGCAAGAGGAACGACCTCCTGTCCCGGTTCATGGCCTCGGCCAGAGACGAGGGTAATGACAGGTTTCTCCGTGACATCGTGGTCAGCTTCCTCCTGGCCGGGAGGGACACGATATCCTCGGGGCTCACCACGCTCTTCATGTTCCTGTCCAAGAACCCGGCCGTGGCGGCCGCCATGCGCGCGGAGGCGGGCAGCCGGAGACCCGTGACCTACGAGCACCTGAAGGGCCTGCACTACACCCACGCGGTGATCCACGAGAACCTGCGGCTGTTCCCGCCAGTCCAGTTCGACTCCAAGttctgcgccgccgccgacgtgctCCCGGACGGCACCTACGTGGGGGCTGGGTCGCGCGTGATGTACCACCCATACGCCATGGGCCGCATGCCCTCCATCTGGGGCGCCGACTGCGAGGCCTTCCGGCCGGAGCGATGGCTCACCGGACCCGGTGGATCGTTCGCCCCCGTGAGCCTGTACAAGTACCCGGTGTTCCAAGCTGGCCTGCGCGTTTGCCTGGGCAAGGAGCTCGCCATCACCGAGATGAAGGCGGTGAGCGTGGCAGTGGTGAGAGCGTTCGACGTGGAGGTGGTCGGAGAGAATGCATGCGCGCCAAAGTTCGCGCCAGGGCTCACCGCATCACTCAGCGGTGGGCTCCCAGTGAGGGTTAGGCGGCGTGTTTGA